CAGGCCGGGACAGGACAGGAGGCAGCCATGAAGGTGACCGAACCCGCCGCCTTCCATCACCTCAACATCAGCCGGAGCGGTCTCAGCGCCCAGCGTCGGCGCATGGACGCCATCAGCGAGAACCTGGCCAACCTGAACACCACGCGCGGCGTGGACGGCGGCCCCTTCCAGCCCCGCGTCGTCGTCCTGCGGGAAGGGGAGGAGGAACGCGACTTCCTCAGCCCCGACGGCCAGCGTCCCTCCGGCTTGTGGACCACCCACCCCGAGCACATGCGGGGCAGCCGCCCGGGCGGCGAGGGGGACGGCCTCGCCGGGGTGCAGGCGGAGCGCTTCATCCAGAACCGCCGCCCGCGCATGGAGTACGACCCCGAGCATCCCGACGCCGACGCGGACGGCTATGTGGCCTACCCCGACATCAACGTGGTGGAGGAGATGACCC
This DNA window, taken from bacterium, encodes the following:
- the flgC gene encoding flagellar basal body rod protein FlgC, producing MKVTEPAAFHHLNISRSGLSAQRRRMDAISENLANLNTTRGVDGGPFQPRVVVLREGEEERDFLSPDGQRPSGLWTTHPEHMRGSRPGGEGDGLAGVQAERFIQNRRPRMEYDPEHPDADADGYVAYPDINVVEEMTHLIAASRAYEANLTAITAAKDMAAKALEI